Below is a window of Streptomyces genisteinicus DNA.
CAGGTACAGGCCGTCCCGGGAGCCGAAGTACTCGTAGACCAGCGGCTTGCTGATCCCCGCGCGCGCCGCCACGACGGCCGTCGAGCCGCGGGCGTACCCCTTGGTGCCGAACTCCTCCGCACCCGCGTCCAGGATCAGCGACTCCCGTTCCCTGCGCGGCATCCCCTTGGTGCCCGCGCGCCGCGCGCCGCCGGCGCCCTCGTTCCCGCTCTTGCCCATGACGGCATCCTATGCCAAATTGACCGATCGGTAAGTTACCCATGGTTCAGATCGGTGGTGGCGGATCGTGCGAGGCGGGACACGCTCGTGGTGGGGATGGGGAAACGTCGAGGACGCGGTCACCGGCGCCGAGCGCGACGCGCTGACCCGCCGGGTCGCCGAGCTGCTGCCGGGCGCCGACCTGAGCGTCCACGAACCGCCGCCCCTCGACGCGTTCGGCGTGGGACCGAGCAGGGTCCGGGCGCCGCGTGCACTGCAACCGCTGGTCTCCGACGGTGTGCGGGACCGGCTCGCCCACAGCCACGGGCAGGCGTTCCGCGACGTGGTCAGGGCGCTCCTGGGCAGCCTGCCCCACGTCCCCGACCTCGTCGTGCGCCCCACGACGGAGGCGGAGGTCGTGCAGGTGCTGGACTGGTGCACCGACGCCGGCATCGCGGTCGTCCCCTTCGGAGGAGGCTCCTCGGTGGTGGGCGGCGTCGAACCGCGCTTCACCGACGACGGCCGCGGCACGGTGAGTCTGGACCTCACCTCGATGAACCGCGTCCTCGAGATCGACCGCACCAGCCGGGCGGCACTCGTCGAAGCCGGTGTGCTCGGCCCGGACCTGGAGGCGCGACTGCGGCCGCACGGCCTCACCCTGCGGTTCTTCCCCCAGTCCTTCGAGTTCTCCACCCTCGGCGGCTGGCTGGCCACCCGGGCGGGCGGCCACTACGCGACGGGCCCCACGCACATCGACGACCTCACCGAATCGCTGCGCGTCGTCACCCCGTCCGGAGCCGTCGAGTCCCGCCGCCTGCCCAAGTCCGGCGCGGGCCCCTCCCCGGACCGGCTGTTCCTCGGTTCCGAGGGAACGCTCGGCGTGATCACCCGGGCCTGGGTCCGGTTGCAGGACCGGCCGCGTCACCGGGCCGGCACGTCGGTCGCCTTCACCCGGTACGGCGACGGCGTCGCCGCCGTGCGCGCCCTCGCCCAGTCCGGACTCCAGCCCGCCAACTGCCGTCTGCTGGACCCCATGGAGGCCCTGCTCAACGCCGGGGCCACGACAGCGGTGCTCGTCCTCGGCTTCGAGTCGGCCGACCACGCCGTCACCGGCCGCATGGACCGCGCGCTGGAGATCTGCCGGGACCACGGCGGCACCCCGTCCGCACCCGTGCGCGTCACCGACGCCGCCGGCGAACGCCCCCGGGGCGGCACGGCCGCCGACACCTGGCGCTCCTCGTTCCTCAGGATGCCGTACCAGCGCGACGCGCTGGCGGCCCAGGGGATGATCGTGGAGACCTTCGAGACCGCCTGCACCTGGGACCAGTTCGACGCCGTCCGCGCCGCCGTGGACGACGCCGCGCGCGACGCCATGCGCCGCGCCGGTGTCACCGGCGTCGTCACCTGCCGCTTCACCCATGCCCACCCCGACGGCCCGGCACCGTACTTCGGCGTCTTTGCCGCGGGCACCTGGGGGCGGACGGTGGAGCAGTGGGACGAGATCAAGGCGGCCGTGTCCGACGCGCTGCTCGCCGCGGGCGCCACCATCACCCATCACCACGCGGTCGGCCGCGACCACCGGCCGTGGTACGACCGCCAGCGTCCCGACCTGTTCGCCGCGGCCCTCGGGGCGGTGAAGGGGACGCTCGACCCCGCCGGCATCCTCAACCCCGGCGTCCTCCTCGGTCCACCCGCCCTCGGCACGCCGTGACGGCACGCCGGCCACCGCACGCGTCACGGCCACCGGACGCGTCACGGCCGGAGGGCGTACCGGGTCGCTTCCCGGGTATCCGCAGACTCGTCTGAGGAGGCCCACATGACCGTCACCGACCACCCCGAGAGACGGCTCCACGACGTGGAGCGCGACGAGCCCGACGCCACCGATGGCGCGGACCGGGAGAGCCCCCACGAGCGGGTGAACCGCCGCTGGAACGAGATCCTCCAGGAGACCAGGGTCGCGCAGACCGGTGTGCAGATCCTCTTCGGCTTCCTGCTCAGCGTCGCGTTCACCCCGCTCTTCCGCGAACTCGGCCCGTTCGACCGGGGGTTGTACGTGGTCACCGTCGTCCTCGGGGCCTCGTCGACCGCCGCGCTGATAGCGCCGGTGGCGATCCACCGCATTCTGTCCGGGCTCCGCATGAAGCACGAAGTCGTCGAGGCCGCCGGGCGTTTCATGGCCTGCGGCATGGTCATGCTCGCCCTGACCATCGGCTGCACCCTGATGCTGATACTCGACGCGGTCCTCCCCGAGGCCGCCGCCGCGGCCCTCGTCGGCACCGTCATGTTCTGGTTCGTGGTCTGCTGGGTCGTCGTCCCCCTCCGCATCCGCCGCAAGGCGGGCAGGCGCGAGACCTGAGCCGAGGAGCGGGGACCGTCCGGCCGCGGTCCGGCGGCACGTCCCGTACGCGCCGCCCCCGCGCCCCGGAGAAATGAATGGCCCGGGGCGCGGGGACGGGGCAGGATGCCGCGCATGACACTGCCCACCCCTGAACTGCGCACCGCGCGGCTGCGGTTGCGGCCGTTCGCCGACACCGACGCGGCGCCGCTCTACGCGCTGCACAGCGACGCCCACGTGCTGCGCTACTGGGACTCCCCGCCGTGGACCGAACAGGCCCGCGGCGCGCGCTTCATCGCGACCTGCCGCAGGATCGAGGAGGAGGGCACGGGAGCGCGGCTGGCCGTCGAGCGCCTCGGCGACGGTGCGTTCATCGGCTGGTGCGCCCTGCACAGCTGGAACCCGGACTTCCGCAGCGCTTCCCTCACGTACGTCTTCGAGGCCCCCGCGTGGGGCCGCGGCTACGGCACGGAGACCGCGCACGCCGTCCTGCGGTGGGCGTTCGACACCCTGGACCTGAACCGCGTGCAGGCCGAGACCGACACCCGCAACACGGCGTCCGCCCGGGTCCTGGAGAAGCTCGGCTTCGTCCGCGAGGGAACCCTCCGGGAGGACTGCGTCGTCGACGGCGACGTCTCCGACTCCTGGGTCTTCGGCCTCCTCCGCCGCGAGTGGCGGCCGGCGCCGGGCGACCGATGACCGGGGCCGGACCGGCGACCGGTCCGGCGCGCATCGCCGCAGGGGTCACCGTCCGCCGTCCCCGGTGACCGCCGCCCCGCCGCCCGCACCCCGCCCGGGCGGGCCGCGGACCGGAGGCCCGCACCGCGGC
It encodes the following:
- a CDS encoding FAD-binding oxidoreductase translates to MRGGTRSWWGWGNVEDAVTGAERDALTRRVAELLPGADLSVHEPPPLDAFGVGPSRVRAPRALQPLVSDGVRDRLAHSHGQAFRDVVRALLGSLPHVPDLVVRPTTEAEVVQVLDWCTDAGIAVVPFGGGSSVVGGVEPRFTDDGRGTVSLDLTSMNRVLEIDRTSRAALVEAGVLGPDLEARLRPHGLTLRFFPQSFEFSTLGGWLATRAGGHYATGPTHIDDLTESLRVVTPSGAVESRRLPKSGAGPSPDRLFLGSEGTLGVITRAWVRLQDRPRHRAGTSVAFTRYGDGVAAVRALAQSGLQPANCRLLDPMEALLNAGATTAVLVLGFESADHAVTGRMDRALEICRDHGGTPSAPVRVTDAAGERPRGGTAADTWRSSFLRMPYQRDALAAQGMIVETFETACTWDQFDAVRAAVDDAARDAMRRAGVTGVVTCRFTHAHPDGPAPYFGVFAAGTWGRTVEQWDEIKAAVSDALLAAGATITHHHAVGRDHRPWYDRQRPDLFAAALGAVKGTLDPAGILNPGVLLGPPALGTP
- a CDS encoding DUF6328 family protein codes for the protein MTVTDHPERRLHDVERDEPDATDGADRESPHERVNRRWNEILQETRVAQTGVQILFGFLLSVAFTPLFRELGPFDRGLYVVTVVLGASSTAALIAPVAIHRILSGLRMKHEVVEAAGRFMACGMVMLALTIGCTLMLILDAVLPEAAAAALVGTVMFWFVVCWVVVPLRIRRKAGRRET
- a CDS encoding GNAT family N-acetyltransferase; its protein translation is MTLPTPELRTARLRLRPFADTDAAPLYALHSDAHVLRYWDSPPWTEQARGARFIATCRRIEEEGTGARLAVERLGDGAFIGWCALHSWNPDFRSASLTYVFEAPAWGRGYGTETAHAVLRWAFDTLDLNRVQAETDTRNTASARVLEKLGFVREGTLREDCVVDGDVSDSWVFGLLRREWRPAPGDR